Below is a window of Desmonostoc muscorum LEGE 12446 DNA.
AAGTGGTACACTGCTGTTTTAAAAAAGTTTGGATATGGTCAGCAAACTCCCGATTTTGCCATAGAAGTGCCTCCTGAAATTGGGAGTCAGAAAAGAGAATTTGCAGTTGATGGCAATTTTGAAGAAAACCAGATGCTAAAGATTCACTTAATGTTGTTTGGGCAGCTATCATCTGTAACCAAACTTTTCTAAATTGATTTACAGCAGGATGATCTAAATCAGGTAGTTGATGCTGACGTAACTTTTTTAAGGCTTTGGCTAGTGGTCGCCGTTCTGTTTTATCAAGATTTTTATATTCAACGTCCAAATTCTGTATTGCTATTAATCGAGCTTGGGCTATTTCTTCTCTCAATCGCAAGACTTCTTCTGCAAAGATATGGCAGTTACTCATTTCCAAAGATAGCAACAAATTAGCCGGAAATCCTGCTCCCCGCACACATACTGAGCGCCACAAAGTCCAATTGCTACCGGGTAATTCTATTTCATGTGGGGCAATTTTTGGTTTTTGAAGCTGATTACACATTTGAAGCATAAGTTTATAACTAATTCGTAATTTGTAAATAGTTGTGCAAAATAATTTATCTAGTTAGGAAAGTGAACAGAGAATGGGGAATAGAAAACAGTGAGAAAAGTTGTGTAATTAATTCTGTATAACTAAGTAGGAGGGCGGGAAAATTTGGAAGATTCGCTAAACTCTTGTTTGGGGAAATGTTGGGTTTCTTAATATTGGAAGATTTACTAAACTCGTTATTTTGAGAAATATTGAGTTTCCTGGCGTCAACTCAACCTACCAACTGCTAAATTGAGATGTTGCTGTATAAATTCTTCAATATAAAAGTTATCAGAATTTTTGAGGTCAAGATAAATCCAGTAAAATTGATAGTACATATACTGTGACTGGTTAGCAGCATACTGATTGTTAATTTGGTTAATCCCTGCTGTTCTCTGTTGCAGCTTTGCTACCAACTCATGGCTCAGTTTATTGCTTTGACATAATACCTCATTTGACTCTGCGTTGAATAACTTTTGATTAAGTTTCAGATGCTCCCAAAGAGTATTTTCAATCTGATTGTTAATTCGTAAACCTTGCCAGAAATTTCGATAAGTATTAACCGCCGTGTCTGGTGTACCAAACTTTATTGATAGATGAGTAATTACCTGTTCGAGTAAAGTTAGAAGTTGCTGTTGTTCAGCAGATGAGCGATAGCGTCTGATGGCTATTATTGCCAGTTGATTTGCCAGTTGTTCCTCATGCCACAGGTTATTACTAAATAAACCGCAGTCATGGCGTAAGGCGTGAGCTAGTTCATGGGCTATGGTATGAGGTAGCAATAAACGTGCTAGGGTGTATAGTTCCTCGTTTGTACCAAAACCATAAAGCGATCGCAATAGCAGTTGTCGTAGTTTTGTGGCTGACGAGATGTGATCTGGTAGTGACAGATAAATTTGCTTGTCTTGCAAATCGTAATAAGATAAAAACCCTGTTGTTGGGTGTAAACGAGTTGCTGGATTCACCTGGATACCGTATTCGGCATATTCCTGTTTGATTAAATAAAAATATTGTTGTGCTAAATCAAATAAATTAAATTCTAAATCAGCAGATTGTTCAGATTTCTGAGGTGCATTTATTGCCAACGTACTCATTATTTTCACCCCAAAACATTTAATAAATGGTTCATACTTTTGAAGCCTGTCATCACTTCATCCCGTTTGTAGAGAAACATTTGTTCGCGTTGGGTGAGATAATGACTTAAATCAGGACTATGTAAACTGATGGCTTGTTTTTGTAGTTCTGCCATCCAAGTTTGCAGTAATTCACAAGCCCAATTGAAACCGTAGCGCATCACCCAAACCGTGAGAGATTCCTGGGGTAACTTTTGACGTGCAGCTTCACACAAAAAGTAGGTTTTACTTTGATGTGCTGAGTCTTTCACCCAATCGAATAAATCATTACTCATCTGATGCCAGCATCCTAGTAAATCCACAAAATTTGACCAAGGTTGAATTAGTTCTGGTTGGTGATGGTAATAGCAAACAGCAGCGATGGGAATTTTGGCAGCACAGACTTTTTGGGCAGCGATTTGCTGAAAACGAGCTAAGTCAATATCTGTTTGGTGAGCATCTTCCATTGCTGATTCACCAGAACGAAACCAGACTTGGTGAAATAAATTCCAAAAGGTGTGGTTAGAGGGGAAATAATGATAATAGCTGTGTTGAAATTGGCTATGAAAGAAATTTAAAGCTGGTAGCAGTGATAGTGGTGTATCAGCATCACCATCCATCAAATTATCGATTAGGCGAATGTAATAATAACCGTTGGCAGTTGAGTAGGCGATCGCTGTTTGCAAAGCTTCATTTAGCTGGGGTTGTAGCGTTTTTTCCACCCACCAAGGCAATAAAAACATGGGAAAAGCTACGGGATGGAGAAAATAGTCCTCCATCTTAGCTGTACCAGACAGTTGCTGCATCCATTCACCAGCGTTTTTTGTCATGAAAGGAACCGAGGTCTGCATATTGTCATATATGCTACTGACTGCTTCGGCAACAATTACTTTTAACTGGGGATCATAGGAATCAAGCATAGTTAATCTAAATTAGGCTTAATAAGTTAGGCCAAGTAACAAGATTGCGATTAGCTGCTTAAAGTTGTTCTTGACTTGATAACTTGAGCTTAATTGGAAGCAGCCTCAGCAAACATCGAATAAATGTCACGATGAAACCATGACATTTGTCATGTCTTTTACGTAAAATGACAAAGCCACACAACGGATACCGGATATAGGTGCGATTAGCTCCGTTGAGAGTAATTGGCTATACAAAATAATCCCTACCCTCTGGGTAGGGATGATATGAGTTTATTGAAGTTTTTGTCTGTGCCTATAAGACTGAAGAATTAAGGCTGAACCAAGATAACCATTTAACTCCTGTTTTCGCATTGCCGTTGTGTTCTGTTAAATTTCCTACTCCAGATGATTGCCAGACTACTTGACCTGTTTCCATGATGAAATCATATTGCATCCAATAAGCAGCTTCTATAGTCTGTCTGCCATTTTTTAAGCCCAATTCCTGAGCGATAGGATGGCTGTCCAGATGATGCAGTACTAACTCATAATTTCCCTCGATTTGTCCACCACTCTGGAAATTCATAATCTTAGCAGATGCTTCAGCAATAGCTTGATAACAGGCTCGTCGCGGGTCTTGAATATCCCGAAATTGTTTCAAGAACACAATAGGAACTGTTTTCAAACTGGCTAAGTTCAATACTTTGACCAAACCTTCCCAGAAACTCCCAGCTTTGCCAACAATGCTGCGAATCATTAACTGTTCTAGGTATTGAGAAGCATCTTCAATCGTGTGCCAGTCATGCTGGTGGGGGTTATCTGTACCACTATCAACTCGCCGCACCTCCACCAAGCGATGCCATTCGGCTCTAGTGTCCGGGGCAAACTGTTTTAGCCCAATTGTATCTACAGTAAGTTGCTGTATCGGTTCCGTGATTTTAGGCAGCTGAAATTGACCAATGCTTTTGTGAAAGCCGAAAACTTCACGTCCTCCCGCCATTGCATAAGAGCTATCAACCCAGAGGTAAGGCATAAACCATACTAATCGTTGGGGAATGGCGACTCCAGCAATTCTCTTTACCGCTACCACTGGTACCCAAAATGCAATATCAATTTCGGGAATCCAACCAAGGGGACGTTCAACATCTAAGGGATAAACTGCACCCATATCACTAAAAGCCAGCAATACAGCAGAGGTGACGGGGCGGTATTCTAATTCACCATCACCAGAGATATTCAGATAGCGATCGCACATTTGTTGCAAGGCTTCAATATCAGCTTTTAGCCAAAAGCCATGCACTTGCACATTTTCATGGCGGCTGCGACCATAGTAAGGTACTTGTTCTCCCCCACGTTCAATATAAAGCGGATAATTCATAATTTAAAACTCTTAATCAGTAAAATTAAAAATCGGTTTCCCCAATAATGGTTTTGGCATAACCACCAATTGCACGGGCAGCTTGCATTCCAGACACAACTGTCGCTTCGATACAGCCGACGTTGATGCCATTTAAAGTCCAGTCACCAGTCAGATACAGATTGGAAAAGCCAGAGCGATCGCTTTGCAAACGATAACAGGTGCTACCTTTGAGGGAGAGGACATAGCGATCGGTCGGTTCTACGTTGGCTTTCCAAAACTGGGAATCAAGTCGTTCTGTACCTTGTCTGTTTTGGCGATCGACTAGTAGATTCCAGTTCAAAGCAGAGTGATCTGATTTATTTGCCATATTCGGCCAGAGGGTAGGCAGATGTTGTTCCATCCAAGCAACGGCTGTTGTCCGCACCTGTTCAGTTTCTTGTGATAACAAGGCTGGTGCGTTGGCATTTGTCGCAACTGCATTCTCTTGTAACGGCCCGCAGAAGTAAGCAATATTTGCCGGACTATTTAACACTGGCCAATCTTCTTGAGGTAGCAGGTGGCTCATATCTGCCCAAGTATTGAAGGGATGCTCATAACCGCCCATGACTGGTATTTGCAAAGACCAACCCAGTTGGGTCAAATTGGGTTTGAGCCATAATTGTAAAGCTAGAGTTTTGACAGTTTTTACGTTCTCCATCATAGATTCCCAAGCGGGGTTGGCGGCTATTAATTCTTGCCCCAACGCTTTGATTGCTGCAATAGAAATACCCAGCAGTACGACATCAAAATCTTCGCCCACCCGCAGAAACTTCTCTTCCACATCACCCCAAGGAGTCGAAATTGATT
It encodes the following:
- a CDS encoding class 1 isoprenoid biosynthesis enzyme; amino-acid sequence: MLDSYDPQLKVIVAEAVSSIYDNMQTSVPFMTKNAGEWMQQLSGTAKMEDYFLHPVAFPMFLLPWWVEKTLQPQLNEALQTAIAYSTANGYYYIRLIDNLMDGDADTPLSLLPALNFFHSQFQHSYYHYFPSNHTFWNLFHQVWFRSGESAMEDAHQTDIDLARFQQIAAQKVCAAKIPIAAVCYYHHQPELIQPWSNFVDLLGCWHQMSNDLFDWVKDSAHQSKTYFLCEAARQKLPQESLTVWVMRYGFNWACELLQTWMAELQKQAISLHSPDLSHYLTQREQMFLYKRDEVMTGFKSMNHLLNVLG
- a CDS encoding ImmA/IrrE family metallo-endopeptidase — protein: MSTLAINAPQKSEQSADLEFNLFDLAQQYFYLIKQEYAEYGIQVNPATRLHPTTGFLSYYDLQDKQIYLSLPDHISSATKLRQLLLRSLYGFGTNEELYTLARLLLPHTIAHELAHALRHDCGLFSNNLWHEEQLANQLAIIAIRRYRSSAEQQQLLTLLEQVITHLSIKFGTPDTAVNTYRNFWQGLRINNQIENTLWEHLKLNQKLFNAESNEVLCQSNKLSHELVAKLQQRTAGINQINNQYAANQSQYMYYQFYWIYLDLKNSDNFYIEEFIQQHLNLAVGRLS